One window of candidate division KSB1 bacterium genomic DNA carries:
- a CDS encoding PorV/PorQ family protein — protein MTHIQRLIAALVVVLVTAGVGLSQVKKTGLTGAAFLKVGVGARAVAMGSAATSVSGDVNQMFWNPAGIALSNNQWQATFTYNRWIADLTHNAGAIAHDFGDFGTLGVGFISLGVSGITADRDVVPSFLLNTFKPYDSETATTYDYLDLAVQVTYARHFTDKLSLGATVKFIRQGIDDVSATSYAFDFGSLYQIGFRGAVIGARINNLGRDLKFYDIGSPLPLVFSVGGSINLLQTEQYTLALHADATKPQDADQLVCAGGEFSFTDKLAFRGGYKFNYSGVTDSKRNEFDQRKIAAPRTEEGFSAGAGIKVPMGDNQVTLDYAFTEFGILDTTHRFSLKVTF, from the coding sequence ATGACTCACATACAACGTCTCATCGCCGCGCTGGTGGTGGTGCTCGTGACTGCCGGCGTGGGCCTGAGCCAGGTGAAGAAAACCGGCCTCACCGGCGCGGCCTTCCTGAAAGTCGGCGTCGGCGCACGCGCCGTGGCCATGGGATCCGCCGCGACCTCCGTCTCCGGCGATGTCAACCAGATGTTCTGGAACCCCGCCGGCATTGCGCTGAGCAACAACCAGTGGCAGGCCACCTTCACCTACAATCGCTGGATCGCTGATCTGACGCACAATGCCGGCGCCATCGCCCATGACTTCGGTGATTTTGGCACCCTGGGCGTCGGCTTCATTTCGCTGGGCGTCTCCGGCATCACCGCGGATCGCGACGTCGTCCCGAGTTTCCTGCTCAACACCTTCAAACCCTATGACAGTGAAACCGCCACGACCTATGATTATCTCGACCTGGCCGTGCAGGTGACCTATGCGCGCCACTTCACCGACAAACTGTCGCTCGGCGCCACGGTGAAGTTCATCCGCCAGGGCATCGATGATGTCAGCGCCACCAGCTACGCCTTTGACTTCGGCTCGCTTTACCAGATCGGCTTTCGCGGGGCGGTGATCGGCGCCCGCATCAACAATCTCGGCCGCGACCTGAAGTTTTATGACATCGGCTCGCCGTTGCCGTTGGTGTTCAGCGTGGGCGGTTCGATCAACCTGCTGCAAACGGAACAGTACACCCTGGCCCTGCACGCGGATGCCACCAAGCCACAGGACGCCGACCAACTGGTGTGCGCGGGCGGTGAGTTTTCCTTCACCGACAAGCTGGCGTTTCGCGGCGGCTACAAGTTCAACTATTCCGGCGTGACCGACTCCAAGCGCAACGAGTTCGATCAGCGCAAGATCGCCGCGCCGCGCACCGAGGAGGGCTTTTCCGCCGGCGCCGGCATCAAAGTCCCGATGGGCGACAATCAGGTGACGCTGGACTATGCCTTCACCGAGTTCGGCATTCTTGACACGACACACCGCTTCTCGCTCAAAGTGACGTTCTGA
- a CDS encoding carboxypeptidase-like regulatory domain-containing protein, giving the protein MPDRALRSVVGVLLLAGIFLGATSALAGLGKIAGTVKDAQNGAPLPGANMVLVGTTLGASSDLHGNYFILNVPPGVYTMRVTYIGYETVTISNIQVSLDVTTPVDIALTQTVVTGEEVTVVAERPLVDRTLTATRSNIGVAELNNTLPTASLAQIVETTASTFRGYIRGGRKYDSRTLVDGINISDTYFSGGTGSNQVYQVYTATRRSEGNETNMVEVNAQSVSELAVLAGTFNAEYDAASAGIINIATRDGGRKLSGKLFVRSSAGGLTYAGPRLYNDLPRYLADRQSLLNNRKAADSVRANLMTFNEATIEKYGLGSDPTIDGELSLGGPLSSRGNFYFTGRLLNSHGRFLNEFNRELNTSLKLNYNLTNTQKLTANVIINDGGILGGWKNRAFSSRYKFFPVGNAQNEKLGIVSYLAWTNNISARTFYDVRASYTGRTSRFGYSDDDGDGIIEDGEDGDFLILRTKEQSEKYLGVGGTGVIGTRRTFFTGDPGNERYHDVPFSSGQYRFGQPGFYYEELKRNALQLKGDFTSQINFHHQLKAGFLYRYHTVENFQQRTQVIKTFDKNFPFEQTSYKLHPKEWAFYVQDRIEYQGIIINAGVRVDAFDTGAQQFKDFYNVSRTDTLPNGALQRTQLRSANVPVKWFVGPRLGISHPISDNAAMHYSWGRFFSPPPFGLLFENYGNWANPSLPVLQDVGLEPSKATAYEIGAQWSFLPDYAVDVTAYYRDISNYGTAGYTINPLPGQGFGSYTYLTSFGYADSRGIEVTLEKRPSGWLSGRFTYAYSYIKGAANASNISLNKSAFSSVDGPIPFDDRYQWNTYPVNITGGGNALDSGFDREHRLALTFLLDLPFDIDVTGISTAQSGFWYFLTNTTTDPRGREQARSPWSYRTDLRLSKGVNLGGTRVARIFAEARNLFNQSNILTWDNYNIPSATLWEKKQDPTGDLNRPTTQDGVPLYDIAREIYLGIDFSF; this is encoded by the coding sequence ATGCCTGATCGAGCCTTGAGAAGTGTGGTTGGTGTCTTGCTGCTTGCTGGCATTTTCCTGGGTGCGACCAGCGCCCTGGCCGGCCTGGGCAAGATTGCCGGCACGGTGAAAGATGCGCAGAATGGCGCGCCGTTGCCGGGAGCCAACATGGTGCTGGTGGGAACCACGCTGGGCGCCAGCAGCGATTTGCATGGCAATTACTTCATCCTGAATGTGCCGCCGGGCGTCTACACCATGCGGGTCACCTACATCGGATATGAGACCGTCACCATCAGCAACATCCAGGTGAGCCTGGATGTCACCACGCCGGTCGATATTGCCCTCACGCAGACCGTGGTGACCGGGGAGGAGGTGACCGTGGTGGCGGAACGGCCGCTGGTTGACCGGACGCTGACCGCCACGCGTTCGAACATCGGCGTTGCCGAATTGAACAACACGCTGCCGACGGCGAGCCTCGCGCAGATTGTGGAGACCACGGCCAGCACGTTCCGCGGCTACATTCGCGGCGGCCGCAAATATGATTCCCGCACGCTGGTGGATGGCATCAATATCTCCGACACCTACTTTTCCGGCGGCACGGGCAGCAACCAGGTGTATCAAGTGTACACAGCCACCCGGCGTTCCGAGGGCAATGAAACCAACATGGTGGAGGTCAATGCCCAGTCGGTCTCGGAGCTGGCAGTTTTGGCGGGCACGTTCAATGCGGAATATGATGCAGCTTCGGCCGGCATCATCAACATCGCGACCCGGGATGGCGGCCGCAAGCTTTCCGGCAAACTGTTTGTGCGCAGCAGCGCCGGAGGCCTGACCTATGCCGGCCCGCGGCTTTACAATGACCTGCCGCGCTATCTGGCGGACCGGCAGTCCCTGCTCAACAACCGCAAGGCGGCGGACAGCGTGCGTGCCAATCTGATGACTTTCAACGAAGCCACGATCGAGAAGTATGGGCTGGGCAGTGATCCCACCATCGATGGGGAGTTGTCGCTGGGCGGGCCGCTCTCCAGCCGCGGCAATTTCTATTTCACCGGCCGGCTGCTCAATTCCCACGGCCGTTTCCTCAATGAATTCAACCGCGAGCTCAACACCTCCCTCAAACTGAATTACAATCTGACCAACACCCAAAAGCTCACCGCCAATGTCATCATCAACGACGGTGGTATTTTGGGTGGTTGGAAAAACCGCGCCTTCAGCAGCCGCTACAAGTTCTTCCCGGTGGGCAATGCCCAAAACGAGAAGTTGGGAATCGTGAGCTATCTGGCGTGGACCAACAACATTTCGGCCAGGACGTTCTATGACGTGCGCGCCAGTTACACCGGCCGCACCTCGCGCTTCGGCTACTCCGACGATGACGGCGACGGCATCATCGAGGATGGCGAAGACGGTGATTTCCTGATCCTGCGCACCAAGGAGCAATCCGAGAAATATCTCGGCGTGGGCGGCACCGGTGTGATCGGCACCCGCCGCACTTTCTTCACCGGCGACCCGGGCAACGAGCGCTATCATGACGTGCCGTTCAGCTCCGGCCAGTATCGCTTCGGCCAGCCCGGCTTCTACTATGAAGAACTCAAGCGCAACGCCCTGCAGCTCAAAGGCGACTTCACCAGCCAGATCAATTTTCACCATCAACTCAAAGCCGGGTTTCTGTACCGCTACCACACGGTGGAGAATTTCCAGCAGCGCACCCAGGTCATCAAGACCTTCGACAAGAACTTCCCCTTCGAACAAACCTCGTACAAGCTGCATCCCAAGGAGTGGGCTTTCTATGTGCAGGACCGCATCGAATATCAGGGCATCATTATCAATGCCGGCGTGCGGGTGGATGCGTTCGACACCGGCGCCCAGCAGTTCAAGGATTTTTACAATGTCTCCCGCACGGACACGCTTCCCAATGGCGCGCTGCAACGCACGCAGTTGCGCTCCGCCAATGTGCCGGTGAAGTGGTTTGTCGGCCCGCGCCTGGGCATCTCCCATCCGATTTCCGACAATGCCGCGATGCATTATTCCTGGGGCCGCTTCTTCTCGCCGCCGCCCTTCGGCCTGCTGTTCGAGAATTACGGCAACTGGGCCAATCCCTCGCTGCCGGTGTTGCAGGATGTCGGTCTGGAACCCTCCAAAGCCACGGCCTATGAAATCGGCGCGCAGTGGTCCTTCCTGCCCGATTATGCCGTCGACGTCACGGCTTATTACCGCGACATCAGCAACTACGGCACGGCCGGCTACACCATCAATCCGCTGCCGGGCCAGGGCTTCGGCTCCTACACCTATCTGACCAGCTTTGGCTACGCCGATTCCCGCGGCATCGAGGTGACCCTGGAAAAACGGCCTTCCGGCTGGCTCTCCGGCCGGTTCACCTATGCCTACAGCTACATCAAGGGCGCAGCCAATGCCTCCAACATTTCTTTGAACAAAAGCGCATTCTCGTCGGTGGACGGTCCCATCCCCTTTGACGATCGCTATCAGTGGAACACCTATCCGGTGAATATTACGGGTGGCGGCAACGCGCTGGATTCCGGCTTTGACCGCGAACACCGTCTGGCGTTGACCTTCCTGCTGGATCTGCCCTTTGACATCGACGTCACCGGCATCAGCACGGCGCAAAGCGGCTTCTGGTATTTCCTGACCAACACCACCACCGATCCCCGTGGCCGCGAACAAGCCCGTTCGCCGTGGAGCTATCGCACCGATCTGCGCCTGTCCAAGGGCGTGAATCTGGGCGGCACCCGCGTGGCCCGCATTTTTGCAGAGGCGCGCAATCTGTTCAACCAGAGCAACATTCTCACCTGGGACAACTACAACATTCCGAGCGCGACGCTGTGGGAGAAAAAGCAGGATCCCACCGGTGATTTGAACCGGCCGACGACACAAGATGGCGTGCCGCTGTATGACATCGCGCGGGAAATCTATCTCGGCATTGACTTTTCGTTCTGA
- a CDS encoding aldolase: MNKKFRLQRLFGTSGKCLDIALDHGFFNEVSFLNGIEDLAPAIQALVAAQPDAIQLTVGQAEILQRIPGKNRPALVLRTDVANCYNPQIHEVLFSLLIDDAVEQALVLDAACVVVNLLLLPNQPDLHRQCVANVARLKPLCERYGMPLMIEPLVMRPNEENGGYQVDGDLNKILPLVRQACELGADLIKADPCDDLSQYHRVITVAGRPVLPRGGGKADERQVLQRTWALMQQGASGIVYGRNIIQHEKPVAMTRALMAIVHEGASVSQALALLAG; the protein is encoded by the coding sequence ATGAACAAGAAATTCCGTCTCCAGCGCTTGTTTGGCACTTCCGGCAAATGCCTGGATATCGCCCTCGATCACGGTTTCTTCAATGAAGTCAGTTTTCTCAACGGCATCGAGGACCTCGCACCGGCCATTCAGGCGCTGGTGGCGGCGCAACCTGATGCCATTCAGCTCACCGTTGGCCAGGCGGAAATCCTGCAGCGCATTCCCGGCAAAAACAGACCGGCGCTGGTGCTGCGCACCGACGTCGCCAATTGCTACAATCCCCAAATTCACGAGGTGTTGTTCAGCCTGCTGATTGATGACGCGGTTGAACAGGCGCTGGTGCTGGATGCCGCCTGCGTGGTGGTGAATCTTCTGCTGCTGCCCAACCAGCCGGATTTGCACCGCCAGTGTGTCGCCAATGTGGCGCGCTTGAAACCGCTGTGCGAACGTTATGGCATGCCGTTGATGATCGAGCCGCTGGTGATGCGGCCCAACGAAGAAAATGGCGGCTATCAGGTTGACGGCGATCTCAACAAGATCCTGCCACTGGTGCGCCAGGCCTGCGAGCTGGGTGCCGACCTGATCAAGGCCGATCCCTGTGATGACCTCAGCCAGTATCATCGCGTCATCACGGTTGCCGGCCGGCCGGTGTTGCCGCGCGGCGGCGGCAAGGCCGATGAACGCCAGGTCTTGCAGCGCACCTGGGCTCTCATGCAGCAGGGCGCCAGCGGCATTGTTTACGGCCGCAACATCATCCAGCATGAAAAACCGGTGGCCATGACCCGGGCGTTGATGGCGATCGTGCACGAAGGCGCCAGCGTCTCGCAGGCGCTCGCGCTGCTGGCGGGCTAA
- a CDS encoding sodium:solute symporter family protein — translation MHILGMHVLDVTIIVAYFAAMIGIGKFLQKRMHSTEDYFMGGRRMGRLYQFFLNFGASTDASQAAAVSREIYRQGIAGMWIQYLVLFLTPFYWFTAMLFRRARLVTIGDFFTERFESKFLGGAFAVFAIFLALFGTAVGYLVSAKTFMALTPKPASAYTAAEKRSVESYHEYRELKALYSEGKLPQEQRARYQELRSLDDRGELVAFISHVKPVYFYFAYGTIVCVYVLLGGLTAAALTDVIQGALMIFFSCLLIPFGLIKIGGFSGLHAAVPEHMFWLFGTEALSEYAWYTIAAMSFANLVSITAVATGMQVSGSATNENTARFGMIGGMMFKRVMMIFWALAGLLAIGLYTGKLSDPDLIWGYMTQQLLWPGFIGIMMVGILAANMSTLDVQSVSLAALFVNQVYKPLVPNRSEKHYLGVGRLVVFLTIFGGIGMALYVKNLLELFKYFISMPAIFGAAIWLGFTWRRLSTTAVTIQIFVSFLIMAIIPNVFTAWEVTRSHPPFLAHTQERQIVIHTKALQTDVDAGLAREVGERIAKTRVIPPYPIFFDKVARENPEDPNSRLIGIGRFNAELWVLSWFGLDFSGWNKAQLEAARFAFDALFPLLCLIVLSYFTRPVSRKTLDYFFAKVHTPIQPTPEEDRRLVLENAAHMHHLEARKLFPRTHWEFHKPLKMDYLGFFGTWGLVGLVILLLWIVVNLGA, via the coding sequence ATGCACATCCTCGGCATGCACGTGCTTGACGTCACGATCATCGTCGCCTACTTCGCAGCCATGATTGGGATCGGCAAATTCCTGCAGAAGCGCATGCACAGCACAGAAGACTATTTCATGGGTGGCCGCCGCATGGGCCGGCTCTATCAATTCTTTCTCAACTTCGGCGCCTCCACCGATGCCAGCCAGGCGGCGGCCGTCTCGCGTGAAATCTACCGCCAGGGCATTGCCGGCATGTGGATTCAATACCTGGTGCTCTTCCTGACCCCCTTCTACTGGTTCACCGCGATGCTCTTTCGCCGGGCACGGCTGGTGACCATCGGCGATTTCTTCACCGAGCGCTTCGAAAGCAAATTCCTGGGCGGTGCCTTTGCCGTGTTTGCGATCTTCCTGGCGCTGTTCGGCACTGCCGTCGGCTATCTGGTCTCCGCCAAAACGTTCATGGCGCTCACGCCCAAACCGGCTTCCGCCTATACCGCCGCGGAAAAACGGAGCGTTGAGTCCTACCACGAGTATCGCGAACTCAAGGCGCTTTATTCCGAGGGCAAACTGCCGCAGGAACAGCGGGCGCGTTATCAGGAACTGCGCAGCCTGGACGACCGGGGCGAATTGGTGGCCTTTATTTCCCATGTGAAACCGGTCTATTTCTACTTCGCCTACGGCACCATTGTCTGCGTCTATGTGCTGCTCGGCGGCTTGACCGCCGCCGCCCTCACCGATGTCATTCAGGGCGCCCTGATGATCTTTTTTTCCTGCCTGCTCATCCCCTTCGGCTTGATCAAGATCGGCGGGTTTTCCGGCCTGCATGCCGCCGTGCCGGAGCATATGTTCTGGCTGTTTGGCACCGAAGCGCTGAGCGAATATGCCTGGTACACCATTGCGGCGATGTCGTTCGCCAATCTCGTGTCGATCACCGCGGTGGCCACCGGCATGCAGGTGAGCGGATCAGCGACCAATGAGAATACGGCACGCTTCGGCATGATCGGCGGCATGATGTTCAAACGGGTGATGATGATTTTCTGGGCGCTGGCCGGCCTGCTCGCCATCGGCCTGTATACCGGGAAATTGAGCGACCCCGATCTCATCTGGGGCTACATGACACAACAGCTCCTCTGGCCGGGCTTCATCGGCATCATGATGGTCGGCATCCTGGCCGCCAACATGTCCACGCTCGACGTGCAATCGGTCTCGCTCGCCGCGCTCTTCGTCAACCAAGTCTACAAACCGCTGGTGCCGAACCGCTCTGAAAAGCACTATCTCGGTGTGGGCCGTCTCGTGGTTTTTCTGACAATTTTTGGCGGCATCGGCATGGCGCTCTACGTGAAAAATCTGCTGGAGCTGTTCAAATACTTCATCAGCATGCCGGCCATCTTTGGCGCCGCCATCTGGCTGGGCTTTACCTGGCGCCGGCTGAGCACGACGGCCGTGACGATTCAAATTTTCGTTTCCTTTTTGATCATGGCGATCATTCCCAACGTCTTTACCGCCTGGGAGGTGACCCGCAGCCATCCACCCTTTCTCGCCCACACGCAAGAGCGACAGATTGTGATTCACACCAAGGCGCTGCAAACCGATGTCGATGCCGGCCTAGCCCGTGAAGTGGGCGAACGCATCGCCAAGACCCGCGTCATTCCACCCTATCCGATTTTCTTCGACAAAGTGGCGCGCGAAAATCCCGAGGATCCCAATTCCCGGCTGATCGGCATCGGCCGGTTCAACGCCGAGCTGTGGGTATTGAGCTGGTTCGGCCTCGATTTCTCCGGCTGGAACAAGGCCCAGCTCGAAGCCGCACGCTTTGCCTTCGACGCCCTGTTTCCGCTGCTGTGCTTGATCGTGCTGAGCTATTTCACCCGGCCCGTCAGCCGCAAGACGCTGGACTATTTCTTCGCCAAAGTGCACACGCCGATCCAGCCCACGCCGGAGGAGGACAGGCGCCTGGTGCTGGAGAACGCGGCACACATGCATCACCTCGAGGCACGCAAGCTCTTTCCCAGGACCCACTGGGAGTTTCACAAGCCGCTAAAGATGGATTACCTGGGTTTTTTTGGCACTTGGGGGCTGGTGGGGTTGGTCATTCTCTTGTTGTGGATAGTTGTCAATCTCGGCGCTTAG
- a CDS encoding sulfotransferase, with the protein MRPLLKYPAWQLANWRATLALYRRAPWPLARRIRQLSRRPVVIGGCGRSGTTLLLSILSCHPHIFAIAVETTALCRDGYGADGLYNKTPDPDAPFDLGRIYGYLLEHAIPPSCTRWCEKTPRNVIYFGRILQHFGRGVRLLHIVRDGRDVVTSVHPNDPTRYWVTPHRWVMDVSAGRRWEQHPQVLTVRYEELVRDYESTMRRICRFLEEDFTDAFLRYPETARVKESIAWFNPARPMNDHSIGRWQEAKHAAAIAALEREPGALELLRHYGYLS; encoded by the coding sequence TTGCGACCGTTATTGAAATATCCGGCCTGGCAGCTCGCCAACTGGCGTGCCACGCTGGCGCTTTACCGCCGGGCGCCGTGGCCGCTGGCGCGCCGCATCCGCCAGCTCAGCCGCCGGCCCGTCGTGATCGGTGGCTGCGGCCGCTCGGGGACGACCCTGCTGTTGTCGATCCTTTCCTGCCATCCGCATATCTTCGCCATCGCCGTCGAGACCACGGCGCTGTGCCGCGACGGCTATGGTGCCGACGGTCTCTACAATAAAACACCGGATCCCGACGCGCCCTTTGATCTCGGGAGAATCTACGGCTATTTGTTGGAACACGCGATTCCCCCATCCTGCACGCGCTGGTGCGAGAAAACGCCGCGCAATGTGATCTATTTCGGCCGCATCCTGCAGCATTTCGGCAGGGGCGTGCGCCTGCTTCATATTGTGCGCGACGGCCGCGATGTGGTGACCTCGGTGCATCCCAACGATCCCACGCGCTATTGGGTGACCCCGCATCGCTGGGTGATGGATGTCTCCGCCGGCCGCCGCTGGGAGCAACACCCGCAGGTGCTCACTGTGCGCTATGAAGAGCTGGTGCGCGATTATGAATCCACCATGCGCCGCATTTGCCGGTTCCTCGAAGAAGATTTCACCGACGCCTTCCTGCGCTATCCGGAAACCGCGCGGGTGAAGGAAAGCATCGCCTGGTTCAATCCCGCCCGGCCGATGAACGACCATTCCATCGGTCGCTGGCAGGAGGCAAAACATGCGGCGGCCATCGCCGCGCTCGAACGTGAGCCGGGCGCATTGGAGTTGCTGCGGCATTATGGTTATCTCTCTTGA